A single region of the Eleginops maclovinus isolate JMC-PN-2008 ecotype Puerto Natales chromosome 4, JC_Emac_rtc_rv5, whole genome shotgun sequence genome encodes:
- the dkc1 gene encoding H/ACA ribonucleoprotein complex subunit DKC1 isoform X1 has protein sequence MSATPRASSVKKKKTTKKTSEEEVGEIQQSGDFFIQPESKVASLDTSQWPLLLKNFDKLNIRTAHYTPLPNGSNPLKRSIQDYVRSGFINLDKPANPSSHEVVAWIRRILRVEKTGHSGTLDPKVTGCLIVCVDRATRLVKSQQSAGKEYVGIVRLHNAIESEHTLARAMETLTGALFQRPPLIAAVKRQLRVRTVYESKLIEYDPERRLGIFWVSCEAGTYIRTLCVHLGLMLGVGGQMQELRRVRSGVLGEKDHLVTMHDVLDAQWQFDHNKDETYLRRVIFPLEKLLVSYKRLVMKDSAVNAICYGAKIMLPGVLRYEDGIEMNQDIVVITTKGEAICTGVALMTTAVISTCDHGVVAKIKRVIMERDTYPRKWGLGPKASQKKMMIQKGLLDKHGKPNGSTPTAWKEGYQDYSVSKETESCDTTTKRKRDADSDGETASAPCTPSAEEVKKEKKKKKKEKRLKVEEAEPEETGVEPEEAAPETEVVDSAKKKKKKKKQKEDETSE, from the exons ATGTCTGCGACACCACGTG catcatcagtgaagaagaagaagactacGAAGAAAACGAGCGAAGAGGAAGTGGGG GAGATCCAGCAAAGTGGAGACTTCTTCATCCAGCCCGAGTCTAAAGTCGCCTCTCTGGACACGTCTCAGTGGCCTCTGCTGCTCAAG AACTTTGATAAGCTCAACATCCGGACCGCTCACTACACACCTCTCCCCAACGGCAGCAACCCTCTGAAGAGGAGCATCCAGGACTATGTCAg GTCTGGCTTCATTAACCTGGATAAGCCGGCGAACCCGTCGTCCCACGAGGTGGTGGCCTGGATCCGGAGGATTCTGCGGGTGGAGAAGACGGGTCACAGTGGGACGCTCGACCCCAAGGTCACAGGCTGTCTGATAGTGTGCGTGGACCGAGCCACGCGATTGGTCAAGTCTCAGCAGAGCGCAG GCAAAGAGTATGTGGGAATCGTTCGGCTGCACAATGCCATCGAGAGCGAGCACACGCTAGCCCGG GCCATGGAGACGCTGACCGGCGCTCTGTTCCAGCGGCCGCCGCTGATCGCTGCCGTCAAACGACAGCTCAGAGTCCGAACTGTTTACGAGAGCAAACTGATAGAGTACGACCCCGAGAGGAGGCTGG GGATCTTCTGGGTCAGCTGTGAGGCAGGAACCTACATCCGGACCCTCTGTGTTCACCTGGGCCTTATGCTGGGGGTTGGAGGTCAGATGCAGGAGCTGAGGAGGGTCCGGTCCGGAGTCCTGGGAGAGAAG gacCACCTGGTGACGATGCACGACGTGCTGGACGCGCAGTGGCAGTTTGACCACAACAAAGACGAGACGTACCTGAGGAGAGTCATCTTCCCCCTGGAGAAGCTGCTGGTGTCCTACAAGAGGCTGGTGATGAAGGACAGCGCG GTGAACGCCATCTGCTACGGCGCCAAGATCATGCTGCCAGGTGTGCTCCGGTACGAGGACGGCATCGAGATGAACCAGGACATCGTAGTCATCACTACCAAGGGGGAGGCCATCTGCAcag GTGTGGCTCTGATGACCACAGCGGTGATATCCACCTGTGACCATGGGGTGGTTGCTAAGATCAAGAGGGTCATCATGGAGAGAGACACCTACCCCCGCAAGTGGGGGCTGGGTCCCAAG GCTAGtcagaagaagatgatgatcCAGAAAGGACTCCTCGACAAACATGGGAAACCCAACGGCAGCACCCCCACCGCCTGGAAGGAGGGCTACCAGGACTACAG CGTTTCCAAGGAGACTGAGTCATGTGACACGACCACCAAG AGGAAGAGGGATGCCGACAGTGATGGGGAGACGGCGAGCGCTCCATGCACACCGTCtgcagaggaagtaaagaaggaaaagaagaagaaaaagaaagagaagaggctGAAAGTGGAGGAGGCGGAGCCAGAGGAGACAGGAGTGGAGCCAGAGGAGGCGGCGCCAGAGACAGAG GTTGTTGACAGtgccaagaagaagaagaagaagaagaaacagaaagaagacGAGACGTCGGAGTGA
- the LOC134863059 gene encoding uncharacterized protein LOC134863059 isoform X2, with product MAPLLLPEELWLQVFSFLSWKDKLNLRLTCVHFRHLLDRSRPLWRGFSVVLQHFSRYNPAFWRSLAQRHVGGVSVRSGKRKHLKQLSAWLPALEALRLDEWIEGGVDKLRLFHRLQRLSLTSCSMSLRNVDFLLPLSQNLLQLSLCNVQLTCPASHLLAGLSQLTHLTSLLLHHDGSLKVPTLSGVLRHLSKLQHLSWTMITYRTLAPDFFSSAQLTEGGFLQLSDLQLLNYDAVVTQEVLQPLSRLRSLSIFHLYSVPGPTCHLQTWLTSLPQLCSLSVHGGHPLAMYADFLPSSLLSLTLCVDMQPEDLLVVSVRAPHLEHLHLEPWSSSSSLVRLLPQLFPHLRTLRIRHQHLSDDDFLCVQQLPWLHTLEVLDSFYRPDPMDPSWVVYQPSPRLIQIISELQKLTNHRVHVITSSHRDPLSCDCV from the exons ATGGCGCCGCTGCTGCTTCCTGAAGAGCTGTGGCTGCAGGTGTTCAGTTTCCTGTCCTGGAAAGACAAACTCAATCTGCGTCTCACCTGCGTACACTTCAGACACCTGTTGGATAGGTCCCGCCCCCTGTGGCGAGGCTTCAGcgtggtgctgcagcacttctctCGCTACAACCCGGCCTTCTGGCGCAGCCTGGCTCAGAGGCACGTGGGCGGCGTGTCGGTGCGttcaggaaagaggaaacaccTGAAGCAGCTCTCTGCTTGGCTTCCTGCTCTCGAGGCGCTGCGATTGGACGAGTGGATAGAAGGGGGCGTCGATAAACTCAGACTCTTCCACCGGCTACAGCGACTGTCACTCACTTCCTGCTCCATGTCGCTGAGGAACGTGGACTTCCTGTTACCTCTGAGTCAGaacctgctgcagctcagcCTATGCAATGTGCAGCTCACCTGTCCAGCCTCTCACCTGTTGGCTGGCCTCAGTCAGCTGACACACCTCACCTCGCTGCTACTGCACCATGACGGCAGCCTGAAGGTCCCGACACTGAGTGGCGTCCTGAGACACCTGAGCAAGCTCCAGCACCTATCCTGGACTATGATCACCTACAGGACGCTGGCTCCGGACTTCTTCAGTTCCGCCCAGCTCACAG AGGGAGGTTTCCTGCAGCTGTCTGACCTCCAGCTGTTGAACTACGACGCAGTGGTGACACAGGAAGTCCTGCAGCCTTTGTCCCGCCTCCGCAGCCTTTCTATCTTCCACCTTTACTCCGTACCTGGACCCACCTGTCACCTGCAGACCTGGCTGACGTCGCTGCCGCAGCTCTGCAGCCTCAGCGTACACG GAGGCCATCCTCTGGCAATGTATGCTGACTTCCTGCCGTCATCCCTCCTCAGTCTTACCCTGTGTGTGGACATGCAGCCTGAAGACCTGCTGGTGGTTTCTGTCCGAGCTCCTCACCTGGAGCACCTGCACCTGGAGCCCTGGAGCTCTTCCTCCAGCCTAGTGAGGCTCCTTCCTCAGCTGTTCCCTCACCTGAGGACGCTCCGGATCAG acaTCAGCACCTGTCAGATGATGACTtcctgtgtgtgcagcagctccCGTGGCTTCACACTCTGGAGGTTCTGGATTCGTTCTACAGACCCGACCCGATGGACCCGAGCTGGGTCGTATACCAGCCCAGTCCTCGTCTGATACAGATTatctctgagctgcagaaactgaccaatcacagagtcCACGTCATAACCAGCTCACACAGAGACCCGCTGTCCTGCGACTGTGTCTGA
- the LOC134863059 gene encoding uncharacterized protein LOC134863059 isoform X1, producing MAPLLLPEELWLQVFSFLSWKDKLNLRLTCVHFRHLLDRSRPLWRGFSVVLQHFSRYNPAFWRSLAQRHVGGVSVRSGKRKHLKQLSAWLPALEALRLDEWIEGGVDKLRLFHRLQRLSLTSCSMSLRNVDFLLPLSQNLLQLSLCNVQLTCPASHLLAGLSQLTHLTSLLLHHDGSLKVPTLSGVLRHLSKLQHLSWTMITYRTLAPDFFSSAQLTAEGGFLQLSDLQLLNYDAVVTQEVLQPLSRLRSLSIFHLYSVPGPTCHLQTWLTSLPQLCSLSVHGGHPLAMYADFLPSSLLSLTLCVDMQPEDLLVVSVRAPHLEHLHLEPWSSSSSLVRLLPQLFPHLRTLRIRHQHLSDDDFLCVQQLPWLHTLEVLDSFYRPDPMDPSWVVYQPSPRLIQIISELQKLTNHRVHVITSSHRDPLSCDCV from the exons ATGGCGCCGCTGCTGCTTCCTGAAGAGCTGTGGCTGCAGGTGTTCAGTTTCCTGTCCTGGAAAGACAAACTCAATCTGCGTCTCACCTGCGTACACTTCAGACACCTGTTGGATAGGTCCCGCCCCCTGTGGCGAGGCTTCAGcgtggtgctgcagcacttctctCGCTACAACCCGGCCTTCTGGCGCAGCCTGGCTCAGAGGCACGTGGGCGGCGTGTCGGTGCGttcaggaaagaggaaacaccTGAAGCAGCTCTCTGCTTGGCTTCCTGCTCTCGAGGCGCTGCGATTGGACGAGTGGATAGAAGGGGGCGTCGATAAACTCAGACTCTTCCACCGGCTACAGCGACTGTCACTCACTTCCTGCTCCATGTCGCTGAGGAACGTGGACTTCCTGTTACCTCTGAGTCAGaacctgctgcagctcagcCTATGCAATGTGCAGCTCACCTGTCCAGCCTCTCACCTGTTGGCTGGCCTCAGTCAGCTGACACACCTCACCTCGCTGCTACTGCACCATGACGGCAGCCTGAAGGTCCCGACACTGAGTGGCGTCCTGAGACACCTGAGCAAGCTCCAGCACCTATCCTGGACTATGATCACCTACAGGACGCTGGCTCCGGACTTCTTCAGTTCCGCCCAGCTCACAG CAGAGGGAGGTTTCCTGCAGCTGTCTGACCTCCAGCTGTTGAACTACGACGCAGTGGTGACACAGGAAGTCCTGCAGCCTTTGTCCCGCCTCCGCAGCCTTTCTATCTTCCACCTTTACTCCGTACCTGGACCCACCTGTCACCTGCAGACCTGGCTGACGTCGCTGCCGCAGCTCTGCAGCCTCAGCGTACACG GAGGCCATCCTCTGGCAATGTATGCTGACTTCCTGCCGTCATCCCTCCTCAGTCTTACCCTGTGTGTGGACATGCAGCCTGAAGACCTGCTGGTGGTTTCTGTCCGAGCTCCTCACCTGGAGCACCTGCACCTGGAGCCCTGGAGCTCTTCCTCCAGCCTAGTGAGGCTCCTTCCTCAGCTGTTCCCTCACCTGAGGACGCTCCGGATCAG acaTCAGCACCTGTCAGATGATGACTtcctgtgtgtgcagcagctccCGTGGCTTCACACTCTGGAGGTTCTGGATTCGTTCTACAGACCCGACCCGATGGACCCGAGCTGGGTCGTATACCAGCCCAGTCCTCGTCTGATACAGATTatctctgagctgcagaaactgaccaatcacagagtcCACGTCATAACCAGCTCACACAGAGACCCGCTGTCCTGCGACTGTGTCTGA
- the dkc1 gene encoding H/ACA ribonucleoprotein complex subunit DKC1 isoform X2, producing the protein MADTGASSVKKKKTTKKTSEEEVGEIQQSGDFFIQPESKVASLDTSQWPLLLKNFDKLNIRTAHYTPLPNGSNPLKRSIQDYVRSGFINLDKPANPSSHEVVAWIRRILRVEKTGHSGTLDPKVTGCLIVCVDRATRLVKSQQSAGKEYVGIVRLHNAIESEHTLARAMETLTGALFQRPPLIAAVKRQLRVRTVYESKLIEYDPERRLGIFWVSCEAGTYIRTLCVHLGLMLGVGGQMQELRRVRSGVLGEKDHLVTMHDVLDAQWQFDHNKDETYLRRVIFPLEKLLVSYKRLVMKDSAVNAICYGAKIMLPGVLRYEDGIEMNQDIVVITTKGEAICTGVALMTTAVISTCDHGVVAKIKRVIMERDTYPRKWGLGPKASQKKMMIQKGLLDKHGKPNGSTPTAWKEGYQDYSVSKETESCDTTTKRKRDADSDGETASAPCTPSAEEVKKEKKKKKKEKRLKVEEAEPEETGVEPEEAAPETEVVDSAKKKKKKKKQKEDETSE; encoded by the exons ATGGCAGACACTGGAG catcatcagtgaagaagaagaagactacGAAGAAAACGAGCGAAGAGGAAGTGGGG GAGATCCAGCAAAGTGGAGACTTCTTCATCCAGCCCGAGTCTAAAGTCGCCTCTCTGGACACGTCTCAGTGGCCTCTGCTGCTCAAG AACTTTGATAAGCTCAACATCCGGACCGCTCACTACACACCTCTCCCCAACGGCAGCAACCCTCTGAAGAGGAGCATCCAGGACTATGTCAg GTCTGGCTTCATTAACCTGGATAAGCCGGCGAACCCGTCGTCCCACGAGGTGGTGGCCTGGATCCGGAGGATTCTGCGGGTGGAGAAGACGGGTCACAGTGGGACGCTCGACCCCAAGGTCACAGGCTGTCTGATAGTGTGCGTGGACCGAGCCACGCGATTGGTCAAGTCTCAGCAGAGCGCAG GCAAAGAGTATGTGGGAATCGTTCGGCTGCACAATGCCATCGAGAGCGAGCACACGCTAGCCCGG GCCATGGAGACGCTGACCGGCGCTCTGTTCCAGCGGCCGCCGCTGATCGCTGCCGTCAAACGACAGCTCAGAGTCCGAACTGTTTACGAGAGCAAACTGATAGAGTACGACCCCGAGAGGAGGCTGG GGATCTTCTGGGTCAGCTGTGAGGCAGGAACCTACATCCGGACCCTCTGTGTTCACCTGGGCCTTATGCTGGGGGTTGGAGGTCAGATGCAGGAGCTGAGGAGGGTCCGGTCCGGAGTCCTGGGAGAGAAG gacCACCTGGTGACGATGCACGACGTGCTGGACGCGCAGTGGCAGTTTGACCACAACAAAGACGAGACGTACCTGAGGAGAGTCATCTTCCCCCTGGAGAAGCTGCTGGTGTCCTACAAGAGGCTGGTGATGAAGGACAGCGCG GTGAACGCCATCTGCTACGGCGCCAAGATCATGCTGCCAGGTGTGCTCCGGTACGAGGACGGCATCGAGATGAACCAGGACATCGTAGTCATCACTACCAAGGGGGAGGCCATCTGCAcag GTGTGGCTCTGATGACCACAGCGGTGATATCCACCTGTGACCATGGGGTGGTTGCTAAGATCAAGAGGGTCATCATGGAGAGAGACACCTACCCCCGCAAGTGGGGGCTGGGTCCCAAG GCTAGtcagaagaagatgatgatcCAGAAAGGACTCCTCGACAAACATGGGAAACCCAACGGCAGCACCCCCACCGCCTGGAAGGAGGGCTACCAGGACTACAG CGTTTCCAAGGAGACTGAGTCATGTGACACGACCACCAAG AGGAAGAGGGATGCCGACAGTGATGGGGAGACGGCGAGCGCTCCATGCACACCGTCtgcagaggaagtaaagaaggaaaagaagaagaaaaagaaagagaagaggctGAAAGTGGAGGAGGCGGAGCCAGAGGAGACAGGAGTGGAGCCAGAGGAGGCGGCGCCAGAGACAGAG GTTGTTGACAGtgccaagaagaagaagaagaagaagaaacagaaagaagacGAGACGTCGGAGTGA